From one Aquicella siphonis genomic stretch:
- a CDS encoding DUF3987 domain-containing protein, whose translation MLIEHLSKYRSLFPSLALIFHLIDKADGAQRAGVSADSALMALAWCAYLERHARRIYGLVNQSLNQAVIKLARKIQEGELTTPFTIRDIYRKEWKMLTDKKIILAACNELESARWLRLELPEYQGGRPQSPMYVINPKLRINSPTEENIF comes from the coding sequence ATGCTGATTGAGCATTTATCAAAGTATCGCAGTCTATTTCCAAGCCTTGCGCTGATATTCCATCTGATTGATAAGGCAGATGGTGCGCAGCGGGCTGGCGTTTCAGCAGATAGCGCATTAATGGCTTTAGCTTGGTGTGCTTATCTGGAGCGCCATGCCAGGCGTATCTATGGCTTGGTCAACCAAAGCCTTAATCAGGCAGTGATCAAACTGGCCAGAAAGATTCAAGAGGGTGAGCTTACTACGCCTTTCACCATTCGAGATATATACCGCAAGGAATGGAAGATGCTGACGGATAAAAAGATCATCCTGGCGGCTTGCAATGAGCTTGAGTCGGCGAGATGGCTGCGACTTGAATTACCAGAGTATCAAGGTGGCAGGCCTCAATCACCTATGTATGTGATAAACCCTAAACTCCGAATCAATAGCCCAA